From the genome of Monomorium pharaonis isolate MP-MQ-018 chromosome 1, ASM1337386v2, whole genome shotgun sequence:
ACGTACTCGAACGTGGGTAAACTAAACGAAATTAcggcatatatatattaagcgCACACAGGATCGGTTTCATCGCAGTATATTCGTTACTTAATTGACATACAGGACTAGACAGAGGAGAGAGAATTAGAATATCGCTAGTGCGATACGCTACACGAAAATGCTTCAAAAccttttacaaataatctgTTGCTTTTATTGTAGAAACGATTAATAGCAATCGAAGAAAAgagtatttacaaattatattaataaaaaatataatataaggtataataaaaaaaaatataatagattgaAGACATAAATGAATCTGTCGCTATTGAAAAGCGTGTCGAATTAACGCTAATCGGATCGCGTGAACTTTCTGACTTTGACTCAGTTATTACTTAATGTAATCAGCCTCTTTGCGTAAAACGCGTGTAAAGTTCTCTGACAGAACTGGTCAATTTCCGTCGCAATTAGCGGCGTTTCGCGATTTCGCGAGAAACTCGAGccgaaaataacattttccaCACACGCTTTGAGACGCGTACGCCAAAAAAGTAGGGTACCTATGAGGTTTTTCGCAGGGTTAAACGCTCGATTCGATTCTGTTTTTCCGTCCTGCTTGTCTGTCTATTTTTAGCCTCGTTATAGGGTACAATGAACTTTGCCGCTGACAGGAAAACGTGACGTTTTACTTCTCGTTATGCTTTGTAACGCGTCCCCCACGAGATATGTCATACAGGGGCAGGTATTTCAGGATTTTCCACATATCTCTACATGTATTTCCTCTCCCATGGGAACTTATAGTCGATTTTCACaaacaaaacttttaataatggagtcttttattagaaaattgtatttgtCACAAGAAGAGAAAGTTTTGAAGATTCGATTTTTGATTCGATTTAATACCTGAAAGAttgattgttctttttttaattattttattttttagaatatttctttctgtatgtatttgttttataaaaaattgtcgaataagaaaaacatttttcaatcaaagaaaatatcgaacttctttttttacaagatcAAAAACTTTATTCTGAATGAAGTTTCTGAGAGTGAACGGTACacacatcttttttttatctctaagtGAATTTCAGTTCGAGTAATTGAAGGCTTGAAACCTCCCCGGGAGAATTgtcgaataaaatttgcatagagATCACGAGGTTGCGTTCTCGTAGCTCGAGACTAAGTTTTGTCGATTACCGCAAATTGCGATCGGCTGCAAGCAGCCGATCCAGGGGGGATAGGGTCACCTACCACCGGACGGCATTCAATTAGTACATTACGAACAACGTCCTGTCGATGAGTGCAGGCAGTGTTGACGGTCGGAAAGTAGGTAAATGGGTTCGCGTGATAGCAGACCGCGTCAATGGCCTTGtaatacgcgcgcgtatcGCCTtgataaactttataaatgaAAGCCTCGCGCTCGGCAGATTCCGACCGCCGCGAATTACGTAAGTATACGGGGACACCCGACAGGCTACAGGGATAACGGGTTAATTAGTGATCTACCGTCGTGCCCGCGCCATAACGCGGCGACGTAATTAGCGGCCGCTCGATCGGGAAATGACTGTAATCAATTTGTTGTGCCGACGAAAAACTTTCCCACTTACGAAATCCCAATTTATCACGACCGGTTATTTTCTGTCATCGTCGTGTTTGCGTGGACAAGAGGGTGCGAGAGTGGTGCGTCGGTAATCATGAATTACCTTTGAATTAGTTCAGGACGTGCTAATTTCGCGTACATAGTTACCCGACATCAAAGCTCGGCAGTtttcgattaattaaaattacgacTCTCCTTTGATAAATCTCGAACATGATATGCACGAAATcgcatttaatataatttagatatttaacatttagcctgatgtatatttttaacgaaaacaatccccttttttttacaaatttgactttttgataataaaaaaattcaatattttgtgGAAGGaaacaaaagatattttaaaatgtaattttaaattgaataattttagtGGTTTTAATTTCTccatgcattttttaaaggaATTTTTTCCCCCTGATAATCTCACAAAAAAGTACTTTCAATCGATCATTCGAACTGATCTTTAGGTTTGAAAAGATTGTAGAAAACTTCCGAGTTACGTAGATACGATTTATGATATGATAGATGTGTTAATAAagttcataaaaatgtatttatgcaATGACGTCAAATGAAATAACGATGCAATAACGCGGAGATGATGTATCGTACGACTGTCCTCGCGAGCCGAAGATGCGTTTCGCGGGATCGACGTATTCGTATAATCGAAAGTCACGTTTCGCCGTGGAACTTCAATTATCATAATGATAGCAATGAGGATTTGCGCGATGCAATTATTGTGAACGAAGTTATGGAGTTATGTCCGCTCGCGCATGCTGATATAATTACGTGATGACTATGAGGCGTGAGAAAATTCCACGACCGCGGGAAGACGCGATCTCGGGACTTGTTGTTGTTGAATTGTCGCGAATAAATTTCCGCGCGCTCGCAggataactataattatttaaaatgatatgCTAAACGTTACAAATCACGTTTGACGTGGAGGCTGATACAATTTTAGCGAGCGAATGGATTTTACAACGTTATTTGCCGAATGAAATATGCACGAACAATGTGAGCTCTGTCGGTCAGCAGGGTAGAAATGTTTCTGAAATGGCGAACGCTCGTCAACTTTGACTCGTCAATGTAGAAATGAATTGAATGCGAAAGTCTCTTGTGTGCATatggattttttaatactatattaacaacgaaaaactatttttaaagttacaaaatatttacacgcGAAGCTGTAACAATCtgacataatttaaatatagccAGAAAAggatgttatatttaatttttatgtttgtatTAACGAGTTTATACTGagtttactaatttttttgtccGTTCCAAATCTTTCTACCCCTTAACGTGAAAAATTCGAGAAAACCTTAGATTTAAGTTGACAAATTCGAAATGAAATAAAACCTATTGTTCGCGAGTTTCAGCTTAAAAACGTGACTTTACTCCTACGAATCGTTTTATTCCGATCTTCGATTTTAGACTCCgaattcttctctttttttcgctCGTATGATTTTGTTGAATACCCTTCTTccgtttttctctttttttcccatCACTTTTCAGGATTGAACGAGATGCGCGCGAGTAGTCGATCGTTGTGTAGTTTTATCTTTCTCCCTCACGCGATTCACTGAGCTCTATTTTTCATTTCGCGGCATTGCAAACATAACTGCGCATTTGCCGATTGTATGGAATAGGCAATAGTTGTACATGACAGTCGAAACTTGCTCGCGAAAAACATGTGAGTAAATTTGAACGACTTACGCGAAtctgaattctttatattgcctggcaaaatatatttaattttaattatttttaatttcgaagCTTCTTCAGCtacgattatttaaaattgattgaattcGTCTTGGGACGTgtagtttaattaatataaaataaaagggaagaaaattcttttaagcAAAAAGCTTGTGAATATACATACGGTTTTACACATCGAAAGTACTTACACCTTTCATCTATAATTGATCGCGAGGATTACGGGTTTGTTCTGTATGTGGGATGCGGCGTGCATTAGACAGGTCCTCTCGTCCCGCGCTATGCACTTCGCACGCATCGAAGCATCCACTTCCTCCCCCATTTTCCTCCTTTTTCCTCTGCTGATGTGAAAGAGAAGGTGGAGCCTATGCGACCCTCGACTTCCGCTGGTCGGGGATCGAACGTATACACGTCGACGAGATATAGAGTGTTCCGAAGTGACCGTAAACTGACGTCAGGAACTGCATTTGGATTTCTCGAACTCGAATTGGTTCgattttaacaaaagtttCATCACAGCTTTCATCACAAAGAATTTGAATAATAGCTTTTTTCTCAATGTCGAACAATCTGTTTAATTTCTATCAATGTGAAACTCGGTGAGTGATAAGTGTACGAGTTTATTCTgactttatgtttaaaaccGCATTGtgacaaaaataagaaagagtgaaatatgaataaaataattacaataaatatctaaataaaatagttcaTACTACAAACACATGTAAAATAATCtgatattatcaatataactATTATctaaactatataatttttataactataattttagttttatttttgaagaatttgtttttattaaattttatgtagaaaatgGATGAGACCGTGAGTAGATCGTGTATGATATTTAGTTTTCGAGAAATAAGGGAGTGTCGTTTTAAAAGACCCATGTTGACTTTATACGCTCTTGGTTATTTTGCGCCATTGATTTTTCTCGTGAATTATTCGTCGGACAATGAAAGCAAGCCGCACATACTGCGTGGAATTTACTTTATTCTTATTGTTCAAATTTTCTGGACCTGTTTGACATTTCCATTCATTATTCGTCAAAGTTTCCGACGCATCGGTCTAAGCGCGCGGACAAATGTAGAAAGTTCTTGTCTTGATATATGGTTCTCTATCTCCAGATTGATTTTCTGTCAGATAATCTATTATCTCTCGGTGCAACCGATATCAGGTTTTCCTTGGAATGACCTGTATGATCAGCTTGTTCACGGAAGTGAAAAAGTGGAATCATGGACCATGCGTCTCCCATTGCTTCTTCGTGTGCCTTGCATTTTTCCGCACGATCGATACAGCTATCGCGGGGGATCTTTTCCAACTCTTTTTGCCGTAGGCGTCTCTTTTTGCCATAACCGGAATTCGTTTTACCGCAAATGAATGTACGGAGTGTTCAACAATTTTTGTGCCTCCCGTCTCTTTTATCCACGAATTTTTTAGTTGATTCGAAACCGCTggttcaattttaaatattcttgtcAAATTAATCCTTGAACTACTtcgatgaattaaaattaatttagaattgaatcaactgcattttttttattcgtatggaaatttaattcatgaaaTTGAAGTTGTCTAAATTTGTCAGTACGTTTATGCAGAAGAGTaaggaatattatatattaatatttaaatgctgctttgttagaaatatattaactcCGTATTGATGAAGAAATCAGATACGAAAGTAGAGATACGAGAAAATGTCTAAAGAAACTTGAATACTTTGTGTATTGCAAAACTCTGCATACGCGGATCATTCTTCTCGCAATTTAGTTATCGACAATAAAGTCTTTAAgctattttttctctctctttctttatattattgaatagcGGAATTATTCGGTAGAAAGTCTTCGTAATAACGACTAATACGCCATAAATCATTATTGCTGCCTTCCAGCGCGCGTCATCACGCAGAATGTGCATTGTAACGCGACGCACGGGTTTTTTTTGCGGCGCGTTATCTAATGTTATGACGTTCACTtcgaagatattaataaatttctgtcgGCATGCACGCAATAACTTTTCTTTGTCAGGATTTATTTGCAGTCGCGAGCAACGCCGTTGCATCTGAAATAATTCACGAGTCTTCAAGTTTCGCGATCGAACAAgatattaaatcttattagAAGCTTAGTTTGCCCATGGTTATTTTTGACGAttatttttgacgtcatacgtgcattataattttaaaagaatcgGTTAAAATTACTATCTACCACTACTGATAAGATTGTGCTATTACATTTGCTACACTGTAATTTATGGTCACGAACTTTGCGTATAGAATTCTAAACTTTTAAGTATACTTGTTAACAGTTTATCGGTCTTAggatttttactttaaaatttatgtttgctctatatcacatttattacgttatattattgaaaataataaaattatcgaaattacTTTTGAATGCGTGTCTTACTTTTTATGCGGTGAGGAAGAAAACGAATGTTTTCCAAATGTCGACAAGAGAAGCGTAGaaattaaacgtaaaaatattgtgtacaTTTCCGGCGATGGATTGCGTATTGGCAAGGGGAGGCATAACTTTCTTCTCATTGAGCTTCTATAGCGACGGATTTCTTGACGTCGTTTCGAGTTCGAAATGTTGAAGTAAATCTCGTAACGCTGATTCAATATCTGCCGTTATTCTCAATTGAGTGAATTCCGTAACTTGCGGCACTTTTCAATCCAGTATTTCGTTCTGTCTATTCGCTTTTGCGAAGCTGCTCTAGAATCGGTAATAGACGACGTAACGTCTTTACATAAAATCTTCCGTACatcttgattatatttttcgaaatcattTCTGCGtacgtaaattattataattgatcgGTGTTCACGaaatattagtatttattaaaattatagccatttttacatatgattTTGATATTAGATATtgtatttaagaatattatgcGAATATTTAACGAAACATGTCTTCTATAAGATACAGATTTGCAGTTTTTTCCTAAATGCGCGACTTTTATTGTTGAACAAAAGTTATATTGAcagcaagaaaaataaatttttaatctcatTTTTAATCTACCTTTTAATGCATGTATGTTGCACATACCCGGGACTACAAATTTCACGTGAACTTTAATTAATGGTCATCAAATGGAAAAATCAGGCGCATATTCGCTTTTAATTAATGTCAGTGCGTCGTggataaaaattggaaaattctGCCGTATATTTCAATAACGATTAAATTTCCAACAATAAATATTCGAAATAACTTTctgtgatataaaaatttagcggcacatattttaaaatataacaaaaaaattgacagGCAATAGAATTggtctgtaaaatatttaaggagcattaaattttctttcttgttattattattttactctcTATACTTTGATGTTTttgtacttataaaaatttccatcTTAAACAGGCGGTGGTGACAGCAACAAGGGAAAGAGTAAGAAATGGCGGAAGATACTTCAGTTCCCACACATTTCCCAGTGCATCGGCCTAAAAGATAAACTGGGTGAGTTTAATAAATGAGATGATAAAAGCTttaaaaccaaagaaaatGGAAACCTTAATCGGAAGTCATTTTACGTAAATAATACTTTGCGGTCGCAATTTTCCTGGCAATAAGCGTTACATATGAAATAGCGATGAAAAGCCGCTTAACAGATCTGTGTGATTACTGAATCTCGGTCTGTTACATGCAGTGCGCATTATGCAGTTGAAAAAAGCTGCAAGGGGCGGAGACACGAGACAATGCTCGCTGCGTGTCCCGTTAACCTACTCTGATAAGGCTCTCCCTCGATTTCTTGTAATCAAAACTTGCAAATAAACGTATCTCTTTTATGCCCGCGAATATGAGCCAGCACTAAAATActcagaaaattattttttaaatgttatttgtagTTGTTATTCTGAACTcgtagtaatataaaattttacaaattattataatttattattctactgtgaatattttttaaattttacttaattacaAATGACGTAAAGGTGTTCTATAAAatcactaatttttaaaaataagatttctaCATGgacttaaagaaaaaaaaattttgttatatgatAACAAACCTATGTTATTTTGTGacgtaaaataacattttgacattatgcggattaagacatatatatttaaacatataaattactttttaaaatataaattaatattatgtaaattaatttagaatcaaCAATCTGCGACTTGCTTTGCGACTTTGATAGGATTGATATTAGGTTTCacgaatgtaaataaaatttatatagaaaatataaattcgcGAGAGATTAAGTTAGGCGAGAGTATAATCTACGTAATTTGCGATGCCGGGCAGACATCAGGTACGGTTATGTGGTGGACCAGCAACCGATTGGACGGCTGCTCTTCCGACAATTCTGTCAGGACAAAAAGCCGGCCTACCATCGCTACAATCTTTTCCTGGATGCGATCGAGAAGTATGAGATCGAGCTGGATGAGAATCGCATTGATCTGGCGAAAGAGCTGTTCGAGCAGTACCTGAAGCGGGAGGGTTCGGAGGTGATCGACATCTTGAACGACTCCCTGATCTCGCAGTGCGAGGAGCGACTCAGCACCGGCGGCAAGGAGCTTTTCACCGAGGTCGCGCAGACTGTGAAGAACTTCCTGGCCGGCGAACCGTTCTCGGCCTTCCTCAGCAGCTTTTACTTCTACAGGTGAAGTGCCAATAAGATAAATTGTGTGGCagatagataatataaatccGTGAAAAAGCAGTCTCATCTTTTGGTGAGAATCTAATTTCGACGGCGAGAGAAAATTGTAGAACGACATTTTTTCATACGACTCTTCAGGTACCTCCAGTGGAAATGGCTGGAGGCGCAACCAGTGACGTACAAGACCTTCCGAATGTATCGGGTGCTGGGTAAGGGCGGCTTCGGCGAAGTCTGCGCCTGCCAAGTGCGAGCCACTGGTAAGATGTACGCTTGCAAAAAACTGGAGAAGAAGCGCATCAAGAAGCGGAAGGGCGAGTCAATGGTGCTGATTGAGAAGAACATCCTGCAGAAAATCAACTCGAAATTCGTCGTCTCGCTTGCATATGCGTACGAGACCAAGGACGCGCTCTGTCTCGTGCTGACCATCATGAACGGCGGTGATCTCAAGTTCCACATTTACAATATGGGCGGTGAGCCGGGTTTCGACATAAATCGCGCCCGATTTTACGCGGCCGAGGTGGTGTGCGGTCTGGAGCATCTTCATCTTCAGGGTATCGTCTACAGAGACTGCAAGCCGGAGAACATACTGCTGGACGATCATGGTCACGTAAGGATATCTGATCTCGGTCTAGCAGTGGAGATCACGGAGGGCGACATGGTGCGTGGTAGAGTTGGCACGGTAGGCTACATGGCGCCTGAGGTGATCGACAACGAGAAATACACCTTCTCGCCGGACTGGTTCAGCTTCGGTTGCTTGTTGTATGAGATGATCGAGGGTCAAGCGCCGTTCCGCGCTCGTAAGGAGAAGGTCAAGCGCGAGGAAGTCGACAGACGCGTTAAGGAGGATCAAGAGAGGTACTCACCCAAGTTCAGCGAGGATGCCAAGAGTCTGTGCCAGCAGCTGTTGAAGAAGAGCCCGAAGACCAGGCTCGGCTGCAAATGCAGCCGGCATGGAGCAAAGGAGGTGAAGCTCCATAGCTTCTTTCAGTGTCTAAACTGGAAGAGGGTCGAGGCCGGTATGTGGGAACCCCCGTTTGTGCCGGATGTAAGTAGGTGTTGTTCAATGATCGATCATCTTATTCAtatcgaattattttatatttttttccttctgcTTTATCCTCGTTTAATCGATTTATTTACTTGTGCTCCGTAAATGTGACAGTTTGGatcaatattacatataaattgtgcATACATGACTTTAATACTAATTTccataattactaaataagtataatgtttatgaatttttaattagcatatattacgattatacaataaaatagtgttctaaaaaattacataaattttaaaaattttacgttataatatttttataatattttttgtatataatacacataatacaaatataataaaaatattactgtcATTAGCATAgatttaatagatttaaaGTGATCTGAATaagatttaacaataaatgcGACTCacttatgaaaattaaaatacactttGCGCCTACagtatatgtttaaaaaaattttttttatttataaatattttatatggaagatatatttttttattttcgtgagtgattgaaataaagattttattcttactaGTTTATTTCAATGTCTTTATAAGTAgagtttgcaaaaaattaatttaaatggaTCTTATTTAGTTCAGGATTCTCATATGTAAAAACTCTCATCTTATATGGAAAAGCCAAAAGTAAGAAAATCATTAATCGTTAATACGTATATTGTTATAGCCTCGAGCGGTTTACGCTAAAGACGTTCTGGACATTGAGCAGTTCTCCACGGTGAAAGGTGTCAATTTGGACGCCACGGATGACACCTTTTACAGCAAGTTTAACACCGGCAGCGTGTCCATTCCATGGCAAAATGAGGTAAGACAATCGTGTACGTCATACATCCGTATCGTAATCACCGATCATAAGACACGTTGTGCCTCGGAGGAAGGCCTTTGACCCTTcccataaaaataatattgttgctaCGTGGTACCCAGTAGACGACCACTTAACAAGATCTTCATTATAACATGAATTTAAATCGCATTCTTCGGCCGCCTACGCCTCTCAAGTACTCATACTGATATCGATAGTACTTTAATAGGGGAACCAAATCTATGTAACTAAAACAAttcaaaataacttaattttaacgatgttttttttaataaattttttttaaattaaaattttgaaagagaATTATTCTTTGATTTCAAtcgtaaatttctttaattgcccttgtaaaaatgtaatactgagtagtatttcatttttataggAGTGGGTTATGCATtaactgaaaataaaaagtaatttattaattgaggTTTAAATAGCGCTTAATtctaatgtatattttaatccgGTTTTTTTGTGATGGAGATGTTAACTTAATGGAGAAAAGACGTCATTTGTGTAACATTCTCGTGagattcaaaattaaatatgactGCTAAAGATCCCgagataaaaaagtaaaatttaatttaaatttaaaccgTAACAAGGGAACAGTAAAGtctcgttatttaattatactttagaGGTTTTATTTCGCTTTCTGAAAATATGATACATGCATCCGCGCGCGGAACATCTGGAGAGCGGCACTTAGATCAAA
Proteins encoded in this window:
- the LOC105829530 gene encoding G protein-coupled receptor kinase 5, which encodes MGACLIEVPLTPCVDNNRTCSPRSTSRPPPRPPPTTSPANAAVDHEASSSPIRFGRANPIKLELMELENIVANTVYLKAREGGGDSNKGKSKKWRKILQFPHISQCIGLKDKLDIRYGYVVDQQPIGRLLFRQFCQDKKPAYHRYNLFLDAIEKYEIELDENRIDLAKELFEQYLKREGSEVIDILNDSLISQCEERLSTGGKELFTEVAQTVKNFLAGEPFSAFLSSFYFYRYLQWKWLEAQPVTYKTFRMYRVLGKGGFGEVCACQVRATGKMYACKKLEKKRIKKRKGESMVLIEKNILQKINSKFVVSLAYAYETKDALCLVLTIMNGGDLKFHIYNMGGEPGFDINRARFYAAEVVCGLEHLHLQGIVYRDCKPENILLDDHGHVRISDLGLAVEITEGDMVRGRVGTVGYMAPEVIDNEKYTFSPDWFSFGCLLYEMIEGQAPFRARKEKVKREEVDRRVKEDQERYSPKFSEDAKSLCQQLLKKSPKTRLGCKCSRHGAKEVKLHSFFQCLNWKRVEAGMWEPPFVPDPRAVYAKDVLDIEQFSTVKGVNLDATDDTFYSKFNTGSVSIPWQNEMIETECFKELNVLGPNNTPTPDLLINHTPPNNDDRGCFPFRRKRKQSDRTREIPLSECHLLELSQTQSSEMPVS